GGTTAGTTTAGTGCTGTTTTCCACCTCTTGGGGGTGTTCAGCCACTGTATTCCGAGGGCTACTGCCTTCTCCTCGTCTGCCTCGATGCCTCTGGCGCGGGCTATGGCGAGCCCCACGGCCTTGGCCAACAGCCGGAGGGGGGTGGTGAGCCTCAGGACCTCCTCGGCGGCTCTTCTTAGGGCCTCTACGAGGGTGGGGGATTTGACCCTGCCCCCTCTTCTTAGGTAGAGGATGGCGGCGTCTATCAGCGCCCTGGCGGCGGGGCTCACCCTTGTCCAGACGCCTCTGCGCAGTGCGCGGCTTTTGAGTGCTGTGAGCGACAGCAACGTCGGTGTGAACCCCGCCGCCAAGAGCATATCGTGCAGTGGATGGGGGTATTTATTGGTTTCGTAGATGTCCGCCGCCGTGTCCCGCGGGTGTGGGCGCGCCGTTTCCCAGCCTTTCTTTGTAGTGGCGCGTAGTGGGTGTCCGTGGAAGTCCCCGCGGTGTTGAGGGCGCGGTCCTCATGGGGTGGGTGTGTCTGGAGGGTTTACTGAGGTGAGTGCCTCGGCTGTGGAGGTGTGCGGTGAATGGGTGTGAGCCGTGGTGTGCTTCGTCGGGGGGGGGGGGGCCGTGTTGGCGTGGGTGGGGGGCTGGTGGGGGGTGTGGCGTGTCGCTGGCGGCGTTGCGTTTTTTCCCGCGCCGGCTCCCGTCTGTGGGGTGTGCCGGGCCTCGCGGCGGCTCCTGGGGGGCGGCTTTTGGGGCCGTTTGGGGCGCGTGTGTCGCGCCGAGTTTGGATCTCCCGGTGTCGAGCGTCTCGCGGCGGCTAGCGGAGGCTTGTCTTGAGCTCTTCCAGCGCCTTTTCCAGTTCTTGGCTCCACTTGACGCGGGGTTTGAGGGCCTCGGCGTATCTAATCACTCCTTGGACGAGCTTAACCACGTCGTAAGCCGCCTCCTCGCTACTTCTGTATTTCGACAGGGCCGTGTCGGGATCTGGGCCGTGGTGCTTGTAGTCATGGAGGCTCAACGCTAGAGAAGTCCACAGAGAGATGTCTGTATAGCCTATCTGCTCCAGCATCTGGGATAGCGCGGTCATTCTGCCGGTGGGGACGCGGGGGACTGCCACAGTTTCAAGCCACTTCCTCTCGTCCTCCGACCTGGCCGCAACCTTCAGCTCCTCAAGCTCAAGTCTTAATAGGGCGGCCATCAGCGCCCTCCACGCCTGGAAGGCCTTGCCGGCGGCGTTCCTCACGAGGCCCTCCTTAAGGTATCTCAACGCCAGCCGGGCCTCCACTAAAGCCTCTAGGAGGCGGGCTGTTACATAGCCTTCGCTGGTGGGTTTCGGCAATGGGGCCTCTAATGCTTTGGCATGCTCCACGTACTGCACGGCGAATCTGTTTATATCTATTTCGCCTATCTGGCGGGATCGCGGTGTGTGCATAGCTACGGCAGATCGTAGGCGGCTTCCTGCCGACGATACAGGCTCGCGCGGCGAGGTGGAAGAGTATTAAAGACGTGGGCCGGGGCTGGCCGTGTTGGAGGTAGCCGCCGCGCACTTCGGCGTCCCTCTGGCCTACTAAGCCGTGGCCAAGGGGTGGGCCTCTGCGCCTTGGGACTTCAAGAGGGGCCCGCGTGCGCCCCCGCATCGCCGTGATCGTCCCGATTTGCGACGGGGCTGTGCCCACAGACTTGATGCTCGCCAACATAGCCGAGCAGGTCTACCCAGGCGAGGTGGAAGTGATAGTGGCCGACTCCGCCTCCTCTGACTGCACTGCCGAGGGGGCCGAGCGGTGAGCCGGAAGGCTACGCGTCAAGGTGTTGTGGGTGCCCGAGTGGCGGGGCGAGTCTTGCGCCTTGGGCGAGGGGTTGAGGCACGCGGACGGCGACGTGGTGATGGCCGACGGTAGCCGCGCCGCGGCTTAAAATCGCTACTTTGGAGTAGAGGGCGGTGGTTTTCGACGACGTGGAGGTCTATGAATATGTCCCCCGGCGGTACTGGAGGTGGAGGGTGGGGGGCCCAGCACCTCGTACAGAGTTTCGCCGCCTCGCCGAGGCTAAAACGATGGCGTATTTCAAGCCGGTGCTCTACGCCGAGGCCTACCTCCACTTGGTCAACCCCTGGCTGGTGCCGGCGGCCTTCGCGGCGGCGGTCGCGGCCGGGCCTCCGGGCTGGGCGCTGGCGGCGTTGGGGCTGGCCCTACTGCCCGCACCCCCTACAGGACTTGGACGGCCATGCAGATTCACCGGCGCGGTGATCAGAAGCATGTGGGACAGACAGCTGGTATAGGAGAAGAAAGAGGTGGCGGCGCCGCGTTGAGATCTCCGGCGGAGCCCGCCCCCAAACGATGTTTTAAGCCTTGTCTACATGGGCTCTACGGATCGCCACGATCGGCGCTTGTCGACCTCTAGGTGGGCGAGCCTCGGCCTCTTCTTTACCGTCTTGCTGATTTAAGCTCCCTCTTAACCGCCTCTCTGTGTAGGGGGCCTTGCCAAGTCACGTATATGAACAGCGACCTAGCGATTGCCAACCCGACAACGGCAACCCTCGTCCTGCGTCGTGCACAGCAGTCCATGCCCGCCGCAGGCCCGCGCGCTCCCGGCCGTGCACCTTCCGGCGCAAGGGCCGGCACGCCTGCCAGATCCCATAGCCGTTCCACTCAGGGAGTCGGCGGAGTCACGCCGCGGATCCCATCCGCCGTGATCTTGTCGACGACTACTGACAGCCTCCGGCGTAAAAGATCACGACGCCTACCTTCTTCGCCCTCTTCTCAACGTCGTCCTTGGTATAGCCTTCATATTCCAATACTTTGTTTCCGCAGTAATATGTGGTCTTCGGGTAGTCGCCTGTACAAGCTACCTCTACTCTGAGCTTTCCGCCGTCTTCATACACCTTCACTATTATGTCGCCCATATCCTCCCAATAATCCGAATCCTCGAACCCGATCACCACGGCCTTAGCACTGCCCCATGTCTCCCTAAATATGGTGTGGGGCAGGTCCAGCAGCCGCCTCAGCTTCTGCGAGCCCTCGCGTCCTATCTCTACATCAATTTTGGCCAACACCTCGTCCCATACCCTCTTGAGGAAGGACCTGTTTGTCTGCATATCTTTCACTAAATCCTCTAATATATACAGCTATTGCTCCACTTCTCCCTTACGCCTGCCGGCTGTCCTAATCGCAGACCCGAAGTTTTCACGCGTCTGTCCGCTCATCGCAATGGAGAAATCCCGTACGGCGTCACGTGGCGCCGAGCGCTCGCCTGGCGGCCTACCTGTGGAGGGGCGTCTGCCGCGCAACGTGCATCCCTATCTCCAGCTCGGGATCCCTCTCGAGCGGCGTGTATATCCCGGTTTGCGGAGCTGGCGTGTCGTCGACCGCCGGGTTCAGCTTGACGAGCTTGTCGGGGGGCAGTCTGTCCCTAGCGAACAGGTAGTCCGGAGCGTCGACGGCTTCTCTTAGCCAGCTCCTCTCGGCGTCGGCAAGCCCCTCTACAAACCTCCTCAACCTCTTGGATCTCGATAGGCTATCCTTTACGCGGTCGGCGTCCCGACCCGCCTTGTACAGATCCGCGAGCACATCCGGATCTCTATCTGTCTGTCTCCGGATCTCCCCGAAGGGGGCCCGTCGCCAGGTTTCCGCCTGTAGAGCTCCTCGAACACGCCTCTCGACGTAGGCGTTGTGTTGGCTCATCTGTGTTGGCCGATGTCTCTTCTCGACGGACCCCGCTGGCGGCCGCCGCGATTTTTTCGTACTTGGCTGGGGGCGCTCTGGTGGATTGGCGACGCCTCTGTGCACACCGCCGGCTCTCTGGCCTCGATTCGTCGACGGCCGCGGCGGCTTTTCCTCTGGCGGCTCCGGATCGCCTCCTTGGCGGCGTCGAGGACAGGCCGGCGGATCTGGCGGGGGTTTGTTGGCTGGTCGCCTCGGCGGCTGAGGGAGAAGCTCTTCGGATCGGCGGTTTTGAACTCGGCGATTACCCCTCCCCCCTCGGGCGTGTTCGCGTAGGTGGCATCGAAGCCTGGCCCTTGGGAGCTCCGCCGGCTTCCTGAGCCGAGCCGCCTTTCCGCAACTCTCAGCTCTGTATACCGCGTCTACGGGTGCGTGCTTTCCTCTGTTGCTCCTCCACGCCTCTGAGGGCGGCCTCCTGTCTACGAGCTGTCCGTCGTGTCCGCGAACCCCCCGACCCTCGCCGTCTGGAGTCCCCTTCTGGGCTGAGGTCCCCGGCGCCTATCCCCCGTAGGGCCCGGGGCTACTGTCCACGTCCGGCAGATGCCTCCCGGCGGGGGCTAGCGGCTGGCTAGCCTCGTCTTTATCTCGGCCACGTCGCTTCTTAGCAATGTGACCTCTCTGTACATGTCCGCAATTAGCTTATGCACGTCGAGCATGGTTTTCTGCATCTCGGCGACTGTCCTCTGAGTCTCGGCGATGGTCCTCTGCATATCGGCTATCGTCCTCTGCATGTCTGCGATGGTGCGCTGAACCTCTCCGATCGTCTTCTGCACCTCGCCAATTTGCTGATAAACCCCGTCTATTCTCTTATTTGTTTCGTCTATGCGTTTGTTTAGTGAATCGGCGAGGTTATCTATTCTTCTGTTGGTCTCGTCTATTCTCTTATTCAGATCTCTCACCACGGCGATTGTCAAAACGGCGAGGTCTTCCGGCTTGAGTTTTTCGCCTTTTTCCAGCTTCTTCATAACAACTTCAAGAGCCTTGTCAAGAGCAAGAGAGAGGTACTCCACGTATGGAGTTGTGGTGGTATTTAAGTACCTTACGCACGGTTGCTCTGGCTTGGGGGGTTGTCCGTTCCTCCGGCGCCCCTGTCTGCCGTTGCTTGTTGGGTGTGGTGGTTTGGCGGTGTGTTGCCGTGGGTGGGGGGTCGTCTTGTGGGGTGGTTATGTTTTTATAGTGGTGTGTGGGGTTTTTTGTGTCTCTTGTGGAGGAGTTGAGGCGTGTTTTGCTGGAGCATCCGGAGATTCTGGTGGAGGTGTTGACGGCTAGGCCGCAGATCCTCTACGAGGCGCTGGCGAAGATTGCGCCGTGGGAGAAGCTGGCCACCAAGGAGGACGTGGCGAGGCTGGAGGGGGAGATAGCGGCGCTGAGGGGCGACGTGGCCGCTCTTAAAAACGACGTGGCTGTTCTGAAGAGCGACGTAGCAACTCTTAAGGGCGATGTTGCTACACTGAAGAGCGACGTGGCGAGGCTGGAGAGCGATGTCGCTGTGTTGAAGGACGAGGTGACGGCTGTGAAAAGTGACGTGGAGGTTCTTAAAGGTGACGTCGCCACGCTGAAGAGCGACGTCGCTGTGTTGAAGAGCGACGTTGCGAAGCTGGAGAAGAGTATTGGGGAGGTGGAGCGCAGGCTTGGTCTTAGGATTGAGGCGCTGGGGGCGCGGTGGGGTGTGTGGAGTGAGGAGGCGTTTAGGGCAGGGGTTAGGGAGCTTCTTAGAGAGGCGGGCTTCTCGGTGGAGAGGTGGGTCTACTTCGACTCCGAGGGCTACGTCTACGGCCACCCGGCGGAGGTGGAGCTGGACGTGGTGGTGAGGGACGGCTTGGTGTTCGCTGTGGAGATCACGGCGGCGGTTAAGAGGGGGGACCTGGTGGTGGTGAGGAGGAAGGCCGATCTGTACGAGCGCGCGTCCGGCAGAAAGGTGGACAGGGTTCTCATAATCACGGCGTTTATCCACGACAAGAACCCGGCGCTGGTGGAGGCCGCGGCTGGGAGGATGGGGATAAGGATTGTGAAGCCGGAGGAGGCGGGGGCCGCGGGCGGGGGCGGCTAGGGCCCGCCGTCGCTGCCTCCGTAGGCGGGTCGTCGGCGTGTTGCGCCGGCTCCGTGCAGATGGTTGCTGGGGCGCGCCGCCGCTGGCGGGTCTTTGAGCAACTTAAGTCTCGGGGAGCGATCCGGCGCACAGGTTTGTGGGGGTGGGCTCGTCTGGGGGTGTTGTCTGTGTGGGGGAGCGGGGAGTGGGCGCCGGCGCGCCGCCGGGGTGCGTCAGTTATTTAAATGCTCAAATATTTCTTTACGTGGAGTATCTTTCGCTCGCTCTTGACAAGGCTCTTGAGGTGGTGGTGAAGAAGCTGGAAAAAGGCGAAAAACTCAAGTCTGAGGATCTCGCCGTCTTAACCATCGCAGTGGTGAGAGACCTAAACAAAAGGATAGACAACCTCGCCGATTCACTAAACAAACGCATAGACGAAACAAACAAGAGAATAGACGCCGTAGCCGAAGCCCTCGGCAAGAGGATTGACGAGACTAACAGGAGGATTGATGCTGTTGCGGAATATCTAGGTAGGAGAATAGACGAGACGAATAAAAGAATAGACGCTGTGGCTGATTCTCTCGGTAGGAGGATTGATGGGGTTTACCAGCAGATTGGTGAGCTTCAAAAAACTATTGCCGATATGCAGAGGACTATCGCCGAGACTCAGAGGACGGTTGCAGAGATGCAGAAGACTATGCTAGACATGCAGAAGCTCATGGCCGAGATGTATAGAGAAATCGTCCAGCTGAGAAGCGACGTCAGCGAGATAAAGACGAGGCTAGCCAGCCGCTGAGCCGCGGACGCGGCAACGCCAGGGGGCGTACGGTATATATTCGTTATGGGCAGATATGGGGATTGCATTTGTGGAGGCTGTGATAAACGGCGTGAGGTTCAGGGCCTTTGTTGACGCCGGCTTCAATGGCGGTGTGTTGGTGGGGCGTGGAGTTGCCCAGAGGCTTGGGCTACGCATAATTGGGAGACAAAGAGGAGGACTGTGGACAAAAGAGTCGTCGAGCTGGACGTCTCCTATGCAAAGCTCGGGCTCTACGGCGAGGGGGCTATGTCATTTGAGGTGATAGACTACTCGCCGGTAGATGTCTTCATCGGGGTGAGGGCCCTCGAAGCCCTGGGGTTCGTGGTGGATCTAGCCGCGGGCACCCTTAAGAAAATAGGCCTAATAGCGGTATGAAGCCGACGCCTGCCAGACGGCGCAAAACCGCTGGCTGTCCGTAGGGCCACGGCTCTGGCAGGTGCGGTGGATCCGTCGACGTAGAGTTGTGAAAAGACTCGGCCGAGTCAAAACCAGCTTAACTCATTAAACGACCGTCTGCCGCGGACTCGTAGCTGGGGGTGGTGGCGGTTGCTGGCTACGTTGTGTGGGTTTCATATGGCTGGCTATTAACTCGATGAGTTGGGCGGGGGTTGGGTCGAGTTGCCTTGCTTTGTTGCCCAGCTCCAGGCCTGCTACGTGGTGGAAGCCGTGGATCGTGGTCCAGTAGTCGCCGACGGGTGTGTTGGATGCGGAGTGGCGGTGTTTCCAGGTGAGGTACATGGCGAGGTATGCCTTCTTTTTGCCGTCTTGGTTGCTCCTCTCATGCCCCAGCGCGGTGATGTTTTTGAGGAGTGGCGGCGCCGCTTTGAATATTAGGTGGTTGAGGCTTCTGTGGTTTAGGTAGTGCATGTGGACGGCGCCGCCGCAGTCGACGTCTCTCGCGTCGCCGTCGAGGGGGCGTGTATTTCGAGCCCGGCGCCGTAGTCCTGCAACATCGCCACTGCTCTGTTGCATATCTGATCTTTGCCGCCGCCCTCGCATATGCAGACCGCCTCTTGTATGCAGTAGCACTCGTATACCTCCTATCTCTGTGGCTTCTTGTGGAGCGTATGCCTAATACGCCGGGTAGGAACATCAAGTCGCTTTTCCCCTCGACGAAGATAATGGTCGTTATGGACAGTTGCCTCTTAGGTCTTCGTCTAGTTTTGTAAGGGCTTTGTAGGCGGTTTCTCCGTCGTGGAGGCGTAGGGTGCCCCTGGCGCCTGTCTCTATTAGGAGGATTTGGCTGAGGTCCGCCTTTTCGAGGAGGGCTTGTAGCATTTCTCTACGATATGATCCACTGGACGTCTTGTGTGTTGGCTATGAGCTCAGCCGCTTTTTCCATGAGCCAGGGGTGGAGGTGGAGCTCGACGTTGTCGTAGATGACTATGTCTCTGGTGGCGGCTAGCACCATTAGCACCAAGGCGGCGTATCCACTGCCTAGGTAGTGGATTGGTATGTCTCTGTTTTTGACTATGACTATGTTTTGTCTGTCAAATTCGTCAGTTTTGAGGCCTACGAATTTTATCTCTAGCTCTTTTAAAAACTTGTCGAACAGATCAGCGGCTCTGTAGTAGTTTATTAATTTTGTCAGCGAAGTTGTGAAGGGCTGGGCTAGGGGGTTCGGCGTAGACAGCACGACGAAGTTGTAGCTGGGGATGCTGATTTTACCCGCCTTGGTGACGTCAAGCCGGGGCTGTCCTGGGAAGTATTCAACTTTTAGATACGCCGTCTCACGGCCGTTTTGGGCTTGTAGTCCTCTTGTGTATGGGCTACGGGGGGCTAGGATGGGTAGCTGTTGTGCGATTTGGGCCAGCTCTTCGGGGGTCAGCCCGCCTTTGAAGTCTACGCCGTCTATTGATATTTCAAAGCCGTCGTTTAACAGCTTGTAGAGCCATAGGTCGTCCATTCTGAGGCTTGAGGCGATGGTGGAGAGAGACGGCCCTTCTTCGGGGTTTGCGAGGAGTAGGAGCGAGGCCGCGACTGCCTCTAGTATCAAGGTCTTGTAGGCGCCGTTGCACCCCACGACTACGTTGACTCTCCTCAGCTCGATTTCGCCTTCTGGCGACTGTGAACTCCGCCGCCCTTATCCTTTTTATAGCAATCTAGGGGTCGGCATATGTCTAGTGGCCGCCGACTATTTTTAGGGCTTCCTGGACTATTTTCTCCACATCTGGTAGTCTTTCACCTACGCCCTCGGCGTCTAGCTTGGCCTCGTGGAAGCCCCACACGTGGAGTACCCACGCCGCGTCCCAGGACTGCCTAAACCACCCGCCCACTTTTTTCGATATCTCGGCGACGGCCTTTTCTAGGTCCGTGACTGTCCACCTCCCCCTCTCCTCAACCCTAGACAGTACGTCTTTTAGGTTGTAGTGTTGCGTTAAGGCCTTGACAGCCTCCTCGGCGGCTTTGTAGAGCTTCTCGCTGGCTTGAGCTGGATCTCTGTGTGCCAGCTCTCTGCCCTCCTCTAGGTACTTCACAGCTAGCTCAAGCCTAGCTTTTGCGCAGGCTTGGGGGTCTAGGTTGAGGGCTTTTGCCAACGCCGCCACCACCAGCTCGCCTACGTCGAGGCCCCTCCTAGCGGCCTCCTCGTATAGGGACCTCGGGATCTCGACGGCGACTGTCCCCACGCCAACAACCACGCAGTTAGCTATATGTCTTTAACGCCCGCTTGACGGCTTCTCTGTGGAGGGGTGTCTGCCACGCCACGTATCTCCCGATGCCGAGCTCTGGATCTCTCTCGGGCGGCGGCTGATCTATCCAGCTCTCGGGGCTTCTCTCTGGGAGGTGGTATATGATGAGGTTTTTCTCGACTAGTTCGTCAACTAACTCCCTGGACGCGCTGTGCCAGAGGTGGTCGGGATCCTCGACGGCTTCTCTAAGGTGGTTTTCCCACCTCTTGAGGAAGTGGTGTGTGAGCCCCTTTTCTCTGATTATGCTGTTTATGACCCGGCTGTGGTCCCAGCGCGCCTCGTAGAGTTTTGCCAGGGCTCTGGGGTTTCCGCCTGTCAGCCGCCACGCCTCTTCGGGGCTGGGCTTCTCGCCGGGCAACCGGCTGTACAGCTCTTCAAACCCGTCTCTCGGCATGTTCCACATGGGGTCAGTGGTGGACCATAGATGTCTCCCTATCTCGCGGAGGCTTACCCCCTCGCTTGTTGCTACTACGGCTATTATCTTGTCGTAGCTGGCGGGTGGGTGCTCTAATATGCCGAGGAGGCCTTTTACGTAGAGCGCCGCCTTGTCTAAGCCGATGGCTTGGAAGGCGTCGTCGATTATTAATGCGAGTCTCCCCCTTCTCCTCCTAATCAACTCCTTGGCCACGTCTACCGCCACCCACGCCGCCCTGGCCCACGCCTCGCTTGAAGACTCCCGGAGGATTTCCAGAAGCCTCTTTCTCAACTCCCCAACCCCCACCTCGGCAGACACCTCCTGCTCCACCGGGTTTATGTACACAACATCGAAGCCCAGCTCTCTCAGCAACTGAGCCGACTGCCTCAGCCAAGCAGTCTTGCCGCAACCCTCAGGGCCGTAGACCACGTGGGGGAGGGCGGTACCTCTCTCTGCCCACTCCTCTACCTTCCGGAGTGCCTTCTCTCTATCTACAAACTCGACTTCAAGGTTGGCGAAGCCGAGTTTGATTTTTTTCATGTCTCTGGAAGATCTCGTGGGCTTAGTTGCAGGGCTCCGGCGCCGGTTGCTACCTCCAGCGCCTTTCTGGGGGTGGGGTAGGGGTGCTCCACGTCTAGAGGGGTGGAGGTGTTTTAAGTATCTTACGCGCGTTGTAAGCCCCCCCGTGGGGGTTTTCGGCTTGTTAGACGGCCAACCTGACCTGGACGTCCTGCGGCGGGGACTTGCCGCGGTTTCTGAGGGTTCCGGTGCCGCCTCCGTCTGCGGCGCTGGCGGCGGATCTCTGCGGCTGGTTCGCTGTCACGTGTGGTTTGGAGTTTGGACGCGCCGCCTGCAACGCGGCGCTGACGTGGCCAGAGCCGTCTGGGACTTGCGGCTAGGCGTATAGCTGTCTCTCCAGGTCTTTTAGGGCGTTTTCCAGCTCTGGAGTCCACCTAATCCTTTCTCTTAGATCTTCTACTCTCTGGATAAGCTCTTTGAGGAGCAGGAGGATGTCTTTTGCGGCTTCTTCTCTTGTCCGGTATTTTGAGAGGGCCATGTCGGGGTCTGGGCCGTGGTGCTGGTAGTCGTGGAGGTTGAGGGCCTTATCTGTCCCAAAGGAGAACCCAGCAAAACCAACCTCCTCAAGCATCTGTGACAGCGCGGTCATTCTGCTGGTGGGCACCCTAGGCGCGGCGGTTGTCTCCAGCCACCGCCTCTCCTCCTCACTCTTGGCGAGGGATTTCAATTTGTCAAGTTCAAGCTTGAGGAGTGCGGCCAGCAACGCCCTCCACGCCTGGAAGGCCTTCCCCGCGGCGTTCCTCACAAGGCCCACCTTTAGAAACCTAACAGCAAGCCAGCCCTCCACCAAGGCCTCCAGAAGGCGGGCAGAGACGTAGTCCTCGGCGGAGGGCTTGGGGAGAGGCCTTTCAAGAACCTCCACATCCACGTACATGCGGCAAGTTTAAAATCTTCTGCAAGGGTTACGGCTACAGCGGCGAGGGGGCTGGGGGTAGATCTACGAGGCGGCGGTGGGACCCATGGCCTACTCAATGACGGCGCCGTACACCGCGTCTATCCCCAGCTGTGTAGCTCTCTCCAGCGCCTCCTTGTCTATGTTCACTGCCACGATTATGAGGCGGTGTGCCTTCCGGCCGAGTATCTTCTCCACCGCCTCCGCCTTTTGGGCAAACCACTCCACGTCCTCGAGCTCGGCGTGGGACTTCACCTCCAGCAAATATATCCCCCCGTCGTGTATGTAGACGTCAACCTCGATCCTCGCCCCCGGCTTCAGATAACGGCCGTCTACATCCGTGTATACAAACTTCTCCACCCTCCCGGGCTCTATCCCCCTCTTCTCAAGAGCGTCTCTGTAAATTTCGAGAACTGTGCGCTCCAAGTCGCGGCCCCATCTACGGCCGAGAGAGCCCATGGCAACCTTAAGCTCAGCGACTGTTTTACTCAACTCCTCTACTCTCTTGGCTAGCTCTTCTATTCTCTTGTTTGTCTCTTGAAACCCCGTTTTCATATACTCGGCTAGGGCCTTCACGGCGTCGGCCATTTCCCTCAGCTCATCAGACCTAGCCCTCCTAACAGCCCTCTCCACAACCTCCTCAAGCCTACCCCAGTCTAGCGCCATGTGAGTATATTGCTTGTATCTTTAAATAATTGGCTTAGGTGAAGGGTGTTGGAGGCTGAGTGGTTTATGGCGCGTTTTTGTGGCTAGTTGTTTACCATAGGTTTCGGTATCTGTGGCTATAGCTGGGGGAAATCCATAGCTGTGGTGGCTGAGTTTGGCGCGGTGTCTGGATGTGGTTGAACGAAATTTGTAGTGTGGGTGGGGCCCAGGGGTGGGGCTGAAGGCGGGGAGTGGTTAGCTACTTGGGGCTCCAGGTGGCTAGGGTTTTTTTAATTCCTTCTTCTAGTGTGATTTGGGGTGTCCAGCCTGTGGTTTTGGCGTGGGTTATGTCGGCGACGCTGTGCCTTATGTCGCCGGGCCTCGGCGGGGCGTGCTCTG
The sequence above is drawn from the Pyrobaculum ferrireducens genome and encodes:
- a CDS encoding PD-(D/E)XK nuclease family protein yields the protein MALDWGRLEEVVERAVRRARSDELREMADAVKALAEYMKTGFQETNKRIEELAKRVEELSKTVAELKVAMGSLGRRWGRDLERTVLEIYRDALEKRGIEPGRVEKFVYTDVDGRYLKPGARIEVDVYIHDGGIYLLEVKSHAELEDVEWFAQKAEAVEKILGRKAHRLIIVAVNIDKEALERATQLGIDAVYGAVIE
- a CDS encoding PaREP1 family protein, translated to MVVGVGTVAVEIPRSLYEEAARRGLDVGELVVAALAKALNLDPQACAKARLELAVKYLEEGRELAHRDPAQASEKLYKAAEEAVKALTQHYNLKDVLSRVEERGRWTVTDLEKAVAEISKKVGGWFRQSWDAAWVLHVWGFHEAKLDAEGVGERLPDVEKIVQEALKIVGGH
- a CDS encoding CorA family divalent cation transporter; amino-acid sequence: MEYLSLALDKALEVVMKKLEKGEKLKPEDLAVLTIAVVRDLNKRIDETNRRIDNLADSLNKRIDETNKRIDGVYQQIGEVQKTIGEVQRTIADMQRTIADMQRTIAETQRTVAEMQKTMLDVHKLIADMYREVTLLRSDVAEIKTRLASR
- a CDS encoding PD-(D/E)XK nuclease family protein codes for the protein MSLVEELRRVLLEHPEILVEVLTARPQILYEALAKIAPWEKLATKEDVARLEGEIAALRGDVAALKNDVAVLKSDVATLKGDVATLKSDVARLESDVAVLKDEVTAVKSDVEVLKGDVATLKSDVAVLKSDVAKLEKSIGEVERRLGLRIEALGARWGVWSEEAFRAGVRELLREAGFSVERWVYFDSEGYVYGHPAEVELDVVVRDGLVFAVEITAAVKRGDLVVVRRKADLYERASGRKVDRVLIITAFIHDKNPALVEAAAGRMGIRIVKPEEAGAAGGGG
- a CDS encoding ATP-binding protein; its protein translation is MKKIKLGFANLEVEFVDREKALRKVEEWAERGTALPHVVYGPEGCGKTAWLRQSAQLLRELGFDVVYINPVEQEVSAEVGVGELRKRLLEILRESSSEAWARAAWVAVDVAKELIRRRRGRLALIIDDAFQAIGLDKAALYVKGLLGILEHPPASYDKIIAVVATSEGVSLREIGRHLWSTTDPMWNMPRDGFEELYSRLPGEKPSPEEAWRLTGGNPRALAKLYEARWDHSRVINSIIREKGLTHHFLKRWENHLREAVEDPDHLWHSASRELVDELVEKNLIIYHLPERSPESWIDQPPPERDPELGIGRYVAWQTPLHREAVKRALKTYS
- a CDS encoding PaREP1 family protein, with product MEHAKALEAPLPKPTSEGYVTARLLEALVEARLALRYLKEGLVRNAAGKAFQAWRALMAALLRLELEELKVAARSEDERKWLETVAVPRVPTGRMTALSQMLEQIGYTDISLWTSLALSLHDYKHHGPDPDTALSKYRSSEEAAYDVVKLVQGVIRYAEALKPRVKWSQELEKALEELKTSLR
- a CDS encoding ATP-binding protein, producing the protein MGCNGAYKTLILEAVAASLLLLANPEEGPSLSTIASSLRMDDLWLYKLLNDGFEISIDGVDFKGGLTPEELAQIAQQLPILAPRSPYTRGLQAQNGRETAYLKVEYFPGQPRLDVTKAGKISIPSYNFVVLSTPNPLAQPFTTSLTKLINYYRAADLFDKFLKELEIKFVGLKTDEFDRQNIVIVKNRDIPIHYLGSGYAALVLMVLAATRDIVIYDNVELHLHPWLMEKAAELIANTQDVQWIIS
- a CDS encoding glycosyltransferase family 2 protein, encoding MRPRIAVIVPICDGAVPTDLMLANIAEQVYPGEVEVIVADSASSDCTAEGAER
- a CDS encoding PaREP1 family protein, which produces MYVDVEVLERPLPKPSAEDYVSARLLEALVEGWLAVRFLKVGLVRNAAGKAFQAWRALLAALLKLELDKLKSLAKSEEERRWLETTAAPRVPTSRMTALSQMLEEVGFAGFSFGTDKALNLHDYQHHGPDPDMALSKYRTREEAAKDILLLLKELIQRVEDLRERIRWTPELENALKDLERQLYA